The following proteins are co-located in the Campylobacter concisus genome:
- a CDS encoding endonuclease III domain-containing protein yields the protein MTSTDLFLTLFNHKNKNFDELKWPGEGTFEVVLGAILVQNTNWKNVEKALDNLKKANKDSLQGICELENSELATLIKPSGFYNTKAKRLKMLCLAIKNEFESFENFKENISREWLISVKGVGAETCDAILAYACGKPYMVVDAYALRIMAYFDYTFESYDEAAEWFSSLDYDEIYKILDSSKFDEVEILKLYHALILEFCKENFKGKILSQNGQKILSSIKN from the coding sequence ATGACTTCAACCGATCTATTTTTAACCTTGTTTAATCACAAAAACAAAAATTTTGATGAGCTAAAATGGCCAGGTGAGGGCACTTTTGAGGTTGTTTTGGGTGCTATTTTAGTGCAAAATACAAACTGGAAAAACGTAGAAAAAGCGCTAGATAATCTAAAAAAAGCAAACAAAGATAGCCTACAAGGTATTTGCGAGCTTGAAAACAGCGAGCTTGCTACGCTCATAAAGCCAAGTGGCTTTTACAACACAAAGGCAAAACGGCTAAAAATGCTCTGCCTAGCTATAAAAAATGAATTCGAGAGCTTTGAAAATTTTAAAGAAAATATCAGCCGTGAGTGGCTCATAAGCGTAAAAGGCGTTGGAGCCGAGACTTGTGATGCAATACTTGCTTATGCTTGCGGTAAGCCTTATATGGTCGTTGATGCTTATGCACTTAGGATAATGGCGTATTTTGACTATACTTTTGAGAGCTACGACGAGGCTGCTGAGTGGTTTAGCTCGCTTGATTATGATGAAATTTATAAAATTCTTGATAGCTCAAAATTTGATGAGGTTGAAATTTTAAAACTCTATCACGCTCTTATTTTGGAGTTTTGTAAAGAGAATTTCAAAGGTAAAATTTTAAGCCAAAATGGTCAAAAAATATTAAGTAGCATTAAAAATTAA
- a CDS encoding ATP-binding protein gives MIDWGVKYAAIYKSTKGMLKPVEDIDFVDIDSLYGLEKQKEILLKNTLNFIEGKDANHVLLWGERGCGKSSLVRAVFTKFYKAGLRIIEIGCEDLKYLGDIIDEIRKSEFKFIIFCDDLSFENGSNEYKFLKPIMDGSIQKPPKNVLLYATSNRRHLISEFKSENENSELIDGEIHYSDAAQEKISLSDRFGLWISFYQGNYDEYLKMVDFYFKDYIGDKDELYTLAKNFATLRASRSGRTAKQFYLTFKENLK, from the coding sequence GTGATAGATTGGGGTGTGAAGTACGCAGCGATTTATAAAAGTACAAAAGGGATGTTAAAGCCGGTTGAGGATATCGATTTTGTCGATATCGACTCGCTTTATGGGCTAGAGAAACAAAAAGAAATTTTGCTGAAAAATACTCTAAATTTTATAGAAGGTAAGGATGCAAATCACGTGCTTCTTTGGGGTGAGAGAGGATGTGGCAAGTCAAGCCTTGTAAGGGCTGTTTTTACTAAATTTTATAAAGCTGGGCTTCGCATCATTGAGATCGGCTGCGAGGATCTAAAATACCTTGGTGATATCATCGATGAGATCAGAAAGAGTGAGTTTAAATTTATCATTTTTTGTGATGATCTAAGCTTTGAAAATGGCAGCAATGAGTATAAATTTCTAAAGCCTATAATGGACGGCTCTATACAAAAGCCGCCAAAAAACGTGCTTTTGTACGCCACATCAAACCGCAGACATCTAATAAGCGAGTTTAAAAGTGAGAATGAAAACTCAGAGCTAATTGACGGCGAAATCCACTACAGCGACGCAGCTCAGGAGAAAATTTCTCTCTCAGATCGCTTTGGCCTTTGGATCAGCTTTTATCAAGGCAACTACGACGAGTATCTAAAAATGGTTGATTTTTACTTTAAGGATTACATAGGCGACAAAGATGAGCTTTACACACTTGCTAAAAATTTCGCCACGCTAAGAGCTAGCAGAAGTGGTAGGACAGCAAAGCAGTTTTATCTTACTTTTAAAGAAAATTTAAAATGA
- the cysK gene encoding cysteine synthase A, protein MIYDNIVKTIGNTPIVKIKTGADEAEIYVKLEFFNPGGSVKDRIAFNMITKMLADGTLKHGDTIVEPTSGNTGIGVAMCGAALGFKVILCMPESMSIERRKIVAAYGAQLELTPASGGMKAAIARATELAAQPNHVMLSQFENKYNPQAHELTTAAEIVADFSKLDAFVAGVGTGGTISGVAKILKEKGYDTKIIAVEPEASPVLSGGNPGPHKIQGIGAGFLPNTMNMNLVSEVEKVSNDDALNAARAIAKSDGLMIGISGGAAYVAAKRVAKRLGAGKKVLFIAPDNGERYLSTELYGA, encoded by the coding sequence ATGATTTACGATAATATCGTTAAAACGATCGGTAATACACCTATCGTAAAGATAAAAACAGGTGCTGATGAAGCCGAAATTTACGTAAAATTAGAGTTTTTTAACCCAGGTGGCTCTGTAAAAGATAGGATCGCATTTAATATGATAACCAAAATGCTAGCTGACGGTACGCTAAAACATGGCGATACGATCGTTGAGCCAACGAGCGGAAATACTGGCATTGGTGTAGCGATGTGCGGTGCTGCACTTGGTTTTAAAGTGATACTTTGCATGCCAGAGAGCATGAGTATCGAAAGACGCAAAATAGTAGCTGCTTATGGCGCACAACTTGAGCTTACTCCAGCGTCTGGTGGCATGAAAGCAGCGATCGCAAGAGCTACAGAGCTAGCAGCACAGCCAAATCACGTAATGCTAAGCCAGTTTGAAAACAAGTATAACCCACAAGCTCACGAACTAACAACAGCAGCTGAAATTGTGGCTGATTTTAGTAAGCTTGATGCATTTGTAGCTGGCGTTGGCACAGGTGGTACAATAAGTGGCGTAGCAAAAATTTTAAAAGAAAAAGGCTATGATACTAAGATCATTGCAGTAGAGCCTGAAGCATCGCCAGTTTTAAGTGGTGGCAACCCAGGACCGCATAAAATTCAAGGCATTGGAGCCGGATTTTTACCAAATACTATGAATATGAACTTAGTTAGCGAGGTAGAAAAAGTAAGCAACGATGACGCACTAAACGCAGCTAGAGCAATTGCAAAAAGTGATGGACTCATGATAGGCATAAGTGGTGGTGCTGCTTACGTGGCTGCAAAAAGAGTAGCTAAAAGACTTGGCGCTGGCAAAAAAGTACTTTTCATAGCTCCAGATAATGGCGAAAGATACTTAAGCACAGAGCTTTACGGAGCATAA